In the genome of Pseudomonas sp. HS6, one region contains:
- a CDS encoding DUF6543 domain-containing protein, producing the protein MPAIRLSFLVFGSDLPTHSTAFIRDPPMSTLPAPLLFPEVFDAPGLWATLGKNHGLTQEDFRWLAQVKLSSSKLRQQQDPPMYAERILLKVIDLPAIALPGGFMLSITPDDEKSVMLYTPYEGLRKCDSRSSLKSELEERLNDPEQQEDLLAFLGFPQRKSLQEGGRISLAFSFIDGVVFDELGEAIARAHFLNARVLHEELRQLPPLAEVLGAILEELLKPHFGALSQARTRVTSYTRVDNSDSTGGSDKHWLGSMSLSEAVLLHYRYQSWPLGQLQEYSNPDRTPQADDQKHWANAVTTASNRLTTLLFQQLEHYWQAPSAEGPTRRALFSQVLEEQARAELMLKRESGIVDARQFDTLHQMFRPATTAVRLPIYETVRLWEHQANYVELAGSLMISETSAFLYTPAQGLQVLKDYDDLKDTLRTKFLARGHEDELYALLSLEERSRFLGFHEPQVSGERVAGELFKSLFEAIITKQRQNIEYALQVFRHSDGSVNLDALFDKALDIRSMLHERLTRLDDDGRWSTRPVLAGSLAPSMVQAGKAAAAIKTLAAIQAPLVDALKAQPMTNAALQRAYLENLKPSLAHAWFAGVNAEAKLRLMSRSIHHAQQAIVNTVLDASSPTRVERTPLNGFRPDVYALSLECPGQAAPLPLAHCVLMTERGGIDPQHSGQAITWTPAFGLEIFENVTSARRAMNSRLADKIQRLALLENLSPNRYPFHQRCELGPLRPIQGNVLQDQAHSAIEHFMSRCEQVRLRIEDPIAQRKNLNALNFSALFYQLPLASNQAQAIRQQQILPAWLGKAPLREQQLHIELLEQWRQSVDDNKDYLADVPPLADYIAQRLKSLIDTRFPDSRLAPHQIVITPNLVLAGKACSLVDFALNHIGAPQGISFKVTSTSTRGLPEGLDQSAVVQLLSSLDIPAYAQQVMDAISGPDAKDETAKERFLRQVPWQLLQHAHALKLQQQLSETAFGYIRQVLDMPDAIARADVKGAHAIASPLSLIKTIGGAATNALGLYIFGPGTGHKGPQVLYSPYGSPAFSEFESESALIAALNVPGRLQDLMLRRLPENQREIFRSLLESTLGETSEMTLNINAIAGNFLERLFSDNLSLLKQFLGSRTQNDGQSDWETAKNLFNAELKPVSDLLQGKVEFIPLLWDAYEDFKDSAEALQDHHWKVALKAFIDGAAQMVQVALLAQMSGENTTAAVTLVEEAVAPERDDIELTSPYRTTLQSFEARSVALTDLTRHPEDGIYYQPSTHRTYAPVAGKVYRVTKNGDGWRLKNERTLGPALSQSGSVQVLEPNQIIHFGKALSKLHSRRVYARMRQTMINIEARGMDEIRRKYPERARVLVQAIDLARFYAFNCLHNLALVNGGAPRGRVHLFLEDLFDVDSVSSVLLKKIGTAIFPLCKALVDPSDDLMNTDRFVVGSNRFFDDVIAFVLEGDNQQIVHFTEHFFDQQLDEFIPHISAAFDIDGHAQASSIIHEFAHQFSKAVDIVTIRAREPFTDLISPDSPQGLLLQNRLEDEQRMALSLQTPRAELFSTWSTTLNRWIGFDADPFMKTVADQILKTTGARSLAEARSAFCDRVSPDTRIDVILLNADSIARLICEIGRQLDPAPTN; encoded by the coding sequence ATGCCAGCCATCCGCCTCTCCTTCCTAGTCTTCGGTTCCGATTTACCGACTCATTCAACAGCCTTCATTCGAGACCCGCCGATGTCCACGCTACCTGCACCGCTGCTGTTCCCAGAAGTTTTCGACGCTCCTGGCTTATGGGCCACCCTGGGAAAAAACCATGGTTTGACGCAAGAGGACTTTCGCTGGCTGGCCCAGGTAAAACTGAGCTCCAGCAAACTGCGCCAACAGCAAGACCCGCCGATGTACGCCGAACGAATTCTGCTCAAGGTCATCGATCTGCCGGCAATCGCCCTGCCCGGCGGCTTCATGCTCAGCATCACACCCGATGACGAAAAAAGTGTGATGCTCTACACCCCCTATGAGGGCCTGAGAAAATGCGACAGTCGCTCGTCCTTGAAATCGGAGCTCGAGGAGCGCCTGAACGACCCCGAGCAACAGGAAGATCTGTTGGCGTTTCTGGGCTTTCCGCAGCGTAAGTCTTTGCAAGAAGGTGGCAGGATTTCGCTTGCGTTCTCATTCATCGACGGCGTCGTATTCGATGAGCTCGGCGAGGCGATCGCGCGGGCCCACTTCTTGAACGCACGGGTTCTGCATGAAGAGCTCAGACAATTGCCACCCCTTGCCGAAGTGCTCGGAGCGATACTGGAAGAACTGCTCAAACCGCACTTCGGGGCGCTGTCGCAGGCCCGTACACGCGTCACCTCATACACCCGTGTCGACAACAGCGATTCCACAGGCGGCAGTGACAAGCACTGGCTCGGCTCGATGAGCCTGAGTGAAGCGGTGTTGCTGCATTATCGCTATCAGAGCTGGCCACTTGGCCAGTTACAGGAGTACTCCAACCCCGACAGGACGCCCCAGGCTGATGATCAGAAACACTGGGCCAACGCTGTCACGACTGCTTCGAACAGGTTGACCACCTTGTTGTTTCAACAACTGGAACACTATTGGCAAGCGCCTTCGGCCGAGGGACCGACACGCCGCGCGCTCTTCAGTCAGGTTCTGGAGGAGCAGGCGCGCGCCGAACTGATGCTGAAACGAGAGTCCGGCATCGTTGATGCCAGGCAGTTCGACACGTTGCACCAGATGTTTCGACCGGCTACCACTGCGGTACGCCTACCGATCTATGAAACTGTACGACTGTGGGAGCATCAGGCCAATTATGTCGAGTTGGCAGGTTCGCTGATGATCAGCGAGACCAGCGCGTTCCTCTATACGCCCGCCCAAGGTCTACAGGTGCTCAAGGATTACGACGATCTCAAGGACACATTGCGCACCAAGTTCCTGGCGCGCGGGCATGAAGATGAGCTGTACGCCCTTTTGAGTCTTGAGGAGCGCAGCCGTTTTCTGGGATTCCATGAACCGCAAGTGTCGGGCGAAAGGGTTGCCGGCGAGCTCTTCAAGAGCCTGTTCGAGGCGATCATCACCAAACAGCGACAAAACATCGAATATGCGCTGCAGGTGTTTCGTCACAGTGATGGCTCGGTCAACCTGGATGCATTGTTCGACAAGGCACTGGATATCCGCTCGATGCTTCATGAACGGTTGACCAGGCTCGATGACGACGGACGCTGGAGTACACGTCCAGTGCTCGCCGGCAGCCTCGCGCCCTCAATGGTTCAAGCGGGCAAGGCCGCTGCGGCCATCAAGACTTTAGCTGCAATCCAGGCGCCTCTCGTCGATGCCCTGAAAGCGCAACCCATGACGAACGCGGCCTTGCAACGAGCCTATCTGGAAAACCTGAAACCGAGCCTGGCCCATGCATGGTTTGCCGGTGTCAATGCGGAAGCCAAGTTGCGCTTGATGAGTCGGTCAATCCATCACGCGCAACAGGCGATCGTCAACACGGTGCTCGACGCCAGCTCCCCGACCCGCGTGGAGCGAACCCCACTCAATGGTTTTCGGCCCGATGTTTATGCACTCAGTCTGGAATGCCCCGGCCAGGCTGCCCCTTTGCCGCTGGCTCATTGCGTACTGATGACCGAACGCGGCGGCATCGACCCACAGCATTCCGGACAAGCCATTACCTGGACCCCTGCTTTCGGCCTGGAGATATTCGAGAATGTCACCAGCGCCAGGCGGGCAATGAATTCGCGTCTGGCAGACAAGATCCAGCGTCTGGCGTTACTGGAAAATCTTTCACCGAACCGGTACCCGTTTCATCAACGTTGTGAGCTGGGCCCACTCAGGCCGATTCAAGGCAACGTTTTGCAGGATCAGGCGCATTCGGCGATCGAACACTTCATGAGTCGTTGCGAGCAGGTTCGCTTGCGTATCGAAGATCCGATAGCCCAACGAAAAAACCTCAATGCCTTGAATTTTTCAGCACTTTTTTACCAATTGCCTCTGGCATCCAACCAGGCCCAGGCCATCCGACAGCAACAGATACTGCCGGCCTGGCTGGGCAAGGCACCGCTCAGGGAACAGCAGCTGCATATCGAGCTGCTGGAACAGTGGCGCCAAAGCGTCGATGACAACAAGGATTACCTCGCCGACGTGCCACCGTTGGCGGACTATATCGCGCAGAGATTGAAATCACTGATCGATACCCGATTTCCCGACAGCAGGCTCGCCCCCCATCAAATCGTCATCACGCCCAATCTCGTTCTGGCGGGCAAAGCTTGCAGCCTGGTCGACTTTGCCTTGAATCATATCGGCGCACCCCAGGGAATCAGCTTCAAAGTGACTTCAACATCAACCCGTGGGTTGCCGGAAGGGCTGGATCAAAGTGCCGTCGTTCAATTGCTGTCTTCACTGGATATTCCTGCGTACGCGCAACAAGTGATGGATGCGATATCCGGTCCCGACGCGAAGGATGAAACAGCCAAAGAGCGATTTCTGCGCCAGGTCCCCTGGCAACTGTTGCAACATGCCCACGCGCTAAAACTCCAACAGCAATTGTCCGAGACCGCATTCGGCTACATTCGCCAGGTGCTCGACATGCCGGATGCCATCGCCCGAGCCGACGTCAAAGGGGCTCATGCCATTGCTTCACCGTTGTCGCTCATCAAGACTATCGGCGGCGCGGCCACGAATGCACTGGGGCTCTATATTTTCGGCCCAGGGACTGGCCACAAAGGCCCCCAGGTTCTTTATTCGCCTTACGGTTCACCGGCATTCAGCGAGTTTGAAAGCGAAAGCGCCTTGATCGCGGCTTTGAATGTACCCGGGCGTTTGCAGGATCTGATGCTGCGACGCCTGCCGGAAAACCAGCGAGAGATTTTTCGCAGCCTGTTGGAGTCAACCCTGGGCGAAACCAGTGAAATGACGCTGAACATCAACGCTATCGCGGGCAACTTTCTGGAGCGTTTGTTCAGCGACAATCTGAGCCTGCTGAAACAGTTTCTGGGCTCCCGGACGCAGAACGATGGACAATCCGACTGGGAGACAGCGAAAAATCTGTTCAATGCAGAGCTCAAGCCGGTCTCCGATCTGTTGCAGGGGAAAGTGGAATTCATTCCTTTGCTCTGGGATGCCTATGAGGACTTCAAGGACTCTGCCGAGGCGCTGCAGGATCATCATTGGAAGGTCGCCCTCAAGGCATTTATCGACGGCGCAGCGCAGATGGTGCAAGTTGCCCTGCTTGCGCAAATGTCAGGTGAAAACACGACTGCCGCTGTGACACTGGTAGAAGAAGCGGTTGCACCTGAACGGGATGATATTGAACTGACGTCGCCCTATCGCACCACATTGCAGTCGTTTGAAGCGAGATCTGTAGCCCTCACCGACCTGACCCGTCATCCAGAAGACGGGATTTACTACCAGCCCTCTACCCATCGCACTTACGCACCCGTTGCCGGCAAGGTGTATCGAGTCACAAAAAACGGCGATGGCTGGAGACTCAAGAATGAGCGCACCCTGGGCCCGGCGCTTTCCCAAAGTGGCTCAGTCCAGGTGCTGGAGCCGAATCAGATCATTCATTTCGGCAAGGCCTTGTCGAAGTTGCATTCGCGCCGGGTTTACGCGCGCATGCGCCAGACGATGATCAACATCGAAGCGAGGGGCATGGACGAGATCCGCCGCAAATACCCGGAAAGAGCCCGCGTGCTGGTTCAGGCCATCGATCTGGCGCGTTTTTATGCCTTCAATTGCCTGCACAATCTCGCATTGGTCAATGGCGGGGCACCACGCGGTCGTGTTCACCTGTTTCTGGAGGACTTGTTTGATGTCGACTCGGTCAGCTCCGTGCTCCTGAAAAAGATCGGTACGGCGATTTTTCCGCTGTGCAAGGCGCTGGTGGATCCGAGCGATGATTTGATGAATACCGACCGGTTCGTCGTGGGTTCCAATCGTTTCTTCGACGACGTCATCGCCTTTGTGCTGGAAGGTGACAACCAACAGATTGTGCACTTCACCGAACACTTCTTCGATCAGCAGCTGGACGAGTTCATTCCGCACATCTCCGCAGCCTTCGACATTGATGGGCACGCCCAGGCCTCATCGATCATTCACGAGTTTGCCCATCAGTTCAGCAAGGCGGTGGATATCGTGACGATTCGTGCAAGAGAGCCTTTTACGGATCTGATATCGCCTGACTCACCACAAGGACTGCTCCTGCAAAACCGACTAGAGGATGAGCAACGAATGGCCCTGTCACTCCAGACGCCGCGAGCTGAGCTGTTTTCTACCTGGAGCACGACTCTGAACCGCTGGATCGGTTTCGATGCCGATCCCTTCATGAAAACAGTAGCTGATCAAATTCTGAAAACGACCGGAGCCAGAAGCCTGGCCGAAGCGCGCAGCGCCTTTTGCGACCGGGTATCTCCGGATACCAGGATTGACGTTATCTTGTTGAACGCCGACTCCATCGCGCGTCTGATCTGCGAAATCGGCCGGCAGCTGGATCCCGCGCCAACGAACTGA
- a CDS encoding FecR family protein yields MTQNTLSEAEYDAITDAAAHWCMRLHAVDCTAEERLAFEQWRNAHPLHAFEYEAMLEIWDVAEHLPRPEPAVVVPIRQPGRSWRQYAVAASICALALPLAAWTGWNLGWLPNSYQHFAATDNVRHVTLGDGSQVELNLNTDLTFSNYKDERRVTLKRGEAFFEVSHDLNHPFIVRAGEGKIRVTGTRFNVWMYEDQVKVNLVEGSVLVTSNTQLSGDGLRLGPSMQARYKHGDYMPQISQTYANDTSLAWRSGKLILDNLALNEALPLINRYLDKPLMLADSATGSIRVGGVYNIKELNSFASLIPRALPVYITRNKDGNPVINPMPQQPPKS; encoded by the coding sequence ATGACCCAGAACACGCTCTCGGAAGCCGAATACGATGCGATCACCGATGCCGCCGCGCATTGGTGCATGCGCCTGCATGCCGTCGACTGCACCGCCGAGGAACGGCTGGCGTTCGAGCAATGGCGCAATGCGCACCCGCTTCATGCGTTCGAATACGAGGCGATGCTGGAAATCTGGGATGTCGCCGAACACCTGCCGCGCCCGGAGCCGGCGGTGGTCGTACCGATCAGGCAGCCGGGCCGGAGCTGGCGCCAATACGCGGTAGCGGCCTCCATCTGCGCGCTGGCGCTGCCACTGGCGGCGTGGACCGGCTGGAACCTGGGCTGGCTGCCCAACAGCTATCAGCATTTCGCGGCCACCGACAATGTCCGCCACGTCACTCTGGGCGATGGAAGTCAGGTCGAACTCAACCTCAATACCGATCTGACCTTCAGCAATTACAAGGACGAGCGCCGTGTCACCCTGAAAAGGGGTGAGGCCTTTTTCGAAGTCAGCCATGACCTGAACCATCCGTTTATCGTCAGGGCTGGCGAAGGCAAGATTCGCGTCACCGGCACCCGTTTCAACGTCTGGATGTATGAAGACCAGGTGAAGGTGAACCTGGTCGAGGGTTCCGTGCTGGTCACCAGCAACACTCAATTGTCCGGCGATGGTCTGCGCCTTGGGCCCTCGATGCAGGCGCGCTACAAACACGGCGACTACATGCCGCAAATCAGCCAGACCTACGCCAACGACACTTCGCTGGCCTGGCGCAGCGGCAAATTGATTCTCGACAACCTGGCGTTGAATGAAGCCCTGCCGCTGATCAACCGTTATCTGGACAAACCGTTGATGCTGGCCGATAGCGCCACGGGGTCGATCCGGGTCGGCGGCGTCTACAACATCAAGGAGCTGAACAGCTTCGCCAGTTTGATACCCAGAGCCCTGCCGGTGTACATCACCCGCAACAAGGACGGCAATCCGGTGATCAACCCGATGCCGCAGCAACCCCCAAAAAGCTGA
- a CDS encoding acylase translates to MIISRQLTGLTLAGMFLGLSLSAHAFSPSTQAGADIRRTGFGVPHIRAENERGLGFGIGYAYAQDNLCLLANEIVTVNGERSRYFGPDQLTVEERENRVSDVFFQWLNTPQAVNAFWQAQPVEVRDLVQGYAAGYNRYLAERRQQGLPQQCQGEWVRDIAAEDLVKLTRRLLVEGGVGQFAEALVGATPPQVTAQNESHARAYDLAATRLQRFALDRGSNAVAVGSERSFNGRGMLLANPHFPWVGGMRFYQMHLTIPGKLDVMGAALPGLPMINIGFNQHLAWTHTVDSSKHFTLYRLQLDPKDPTRYLLDGKSLPLNRQTVTVQVKQADGQVTPVSREIYSSQFGPIVQWPGKLDWNNQYAYSLRDANLDNDRVLTQWYAMNRADNLKDLQDSVHKIQGIPWVNTLAVDDKGQTLYMNLSVVPNVSADKLAKCSDPRIGLKMIVLDGSNSACAWDIDPQAAQKGIYASSQLPQLSRKDFVQHSNDSAWLANPAQPLTGFSPLISQEGQPLGLRSRFALDRLANLSKKGSVSVQDLQHMVMDDQVFLASQALPDLLTFCASPTGAEAALKSVCSGLKAWDGRANLDSGMGLVHFQNIMQALQESPDVWRVAFDPKDAQHTPRGLATEKPEVAKALREAMLASAESASKMGLTAQTRWGDVQVVSSGGQQTPIHGGPGTLGIYNAIQSVPREDGKLEVVSGTSYLQVVTFDDKGPHAQGLLAFSLSSDPASKYSRDQTEAFSKKQWSALPFTEQQIKADPQYQVQSVREDLDKTGKVAAQ, encoded by the coding sequence GTGATTATTTCCAGGCAGTTAACCGGACTGACCCTAGCCGGCATGTTTCTCGGGCTGAGTCTGTCGGCGCATGCGTTCAGTCCTTCCACCCAGGCCGGGGCCGACATCCGTCGCACGGGGTTTGGCGTGCCGCATATCCGCGCGGAAAACGAACGCGGCCTCGGGTTCGGCATCGGTTACGCTTATGCGCAGGACAATTTGTGTCTGCTGGCCAATGAAATCGTGACGGTCAACGGCGAGCGGTCGCGTTACTTCGGACCGGATCAGCTCACCGTCGAAGAACGCGAAAACCGTGTCAGTGATGTGTTCTTCCAATGGCTCAACACCCCGCAAGCGGTGAATGCCTTCTGGCAGGCGCAGCCGGTCGAAGTCCGTGATCTGGTGCAGGGTTATGCCGCTGGTTACAACCGTTATCTGGCCGAACGACGCCAGCAAGGGCTGCCGCAACAGTGCCAGGGTGAATGGGTGCGCGATATCGCAGCCGAAGACCTGGTGAAACTGACGCGTCGGTTGCTGGTCGAGGGCGGTGTCGGTCAGTTTGCCGAGGCACTGGTCGGCGCCACGCCGCCACAAGTCACTGCGCAAAACGAAAGCCATGCCCGCGCTTATGACCTGGCCGCCACGCGCCTGCAACGCTTCGCTCTGGACCGTGGCAGCAACGCGGTGGCCGTGGGCAGCGAGCGTTCCTTCAACGGCCGTGGAATGTTGCTGGCAAACCCGCATTTTCCGTGGGTCGGCGGCATGCGTTTCTATCAGATGCACCTGACCATTCCCGGCAAACTGGATGTGATGGGCGCAGCGCTGCCGGGCCTGCCGATGATCAACATCGGTTTCAACCAGCACCTGGCCTGGACCCACACGGTTGACTCGTCCAAGCATTTCACCCTGTATCGCCTGCAACTCGATCCGAAAGACCCGACCCGCTACCTGCTCGATGGCAAATCGCTGCCGTTGAACAGGCAAACGGTGACAGTGCAGGTCAAGCAGGCGGACGGGCAGGTGACGCCGGTATCGCGCGAGATCTACAGTTCGCAGTTCGGCCCGATCGTGCAGTGGCCGGGCAAGCTCGACTGGAACAATCAGTACGCCTACAGCTTGCGCGATGCCAACCTCGACAACGACCGGGTGTTGACTCAGTGGTATGCGATGAACCGTGCCGACAACCTCAAGGATCTGCAGGATTCGGTGCACAAGATCCAGGGCATCCCGTGGGTCAACACCCTGGCGGTGGATGACAAGGGTCAGACGCTGTACATGAACCTGTCGGTGGTGCCGAACGTCAGTGCCGACAAACTGGCCAAGTGCAGTGATCCGCGTATCGGTCTGAAAATGATCGTGCTCGACGGCTCCAACAGCGCCTGCGCCTGGGACATCGATCCGCAAGCCGCGCAAAAAGGCATCTACGCATCCAGCCAATTGCCGCAACTGTCGCGCAAGGATTTTGTCCAGCACTCCAACGATTCGGCGTGGCTGGCCAACCCGGCACAACCGCTGACCGGTTTCTCGCCGCTGATCAGTCAGGAAGGCCAGCCGCTGGGGCTGCGCTCGCGTTTCGCACTGGATCGCCTGGCAAACCTGAGCAAAAAAGGTTCGGTGTCGGTGCAGGATCTGCAACACATGGTGATGGACGATCAAGTGTTTCTGGCCAGTCAGGCACTGCCGGATCTGCTGACGTTCTGTGCATCGCCAACCGGCGCCGAGGCCGCGTTGAAATCGGTGTGCAGCGGTCTCAAGGCATGGGACGGTCGGGCGAATCTGGACTCGGGAATGGGGTTGGTGCATTTCCAGAACATCATGCAAGCCTTGCAGGAGTCGCCGGATGTCTGGCGTGTGGCGTTCGACCCGAAAGACGCACAGCACACCCCGCGCGGGCTGGCGACTGAAAAGCCCGAAGTGGCCAAGGCTCTGCGCGAAGCGATGCTGGCGTCAGCCGAGTCGGCCAGCAAAATGGGCCTGACTGCGCAAACCCGTTGGGGCGATGTCCAGGTGGTCAGCAGTGGCGGTCAGCAGACGCCGATCCATGGCGGGCCAGGCACGCTGGGCATCTACAACGCGATTCAGAGCGTGCCGCGTGAAGACGGCAAGCTGGAAGTGGTCAGTGGCACCAGTTACCTGCAAGTCGTGACGTTTGACGACAAGGGGCCGCACGCTCAAGGGTTGCTCGCGTTCTCGCTGTCCAGTGATCCGGCGTCGAAGTACTCGCGGGATCAGACCGAGGCCTTCTCGAAGAAACAGTGGAGCGCATTGCCATTCACCGAACAGCAGATCAAGGCTGATCCGCAGTATCAGGTGCAAAGCGTGCGTGAGGATCTGGATAAAACGGGGAAAGTGGCGGCGCAGTAA
- a CDS encoding fe2+ zn2+ uptake regulation protein, whose protein sequence is MYNPQLPSDGSQAPQGASMGSHAGVFGQRAERHGNERIRLLLKSFGLRTSLIRLKVIDALLVAAQSERSLGVRGVHSQLLDLGIPLSFLSVREVLKRLCAEGVITFNADKSYSLHPQAAAVLNSD, encoded by the coding sequence ATGTACAACCCGCAACTACCATCGGACGGTAGCCAGGCACCACAAGGAGCTTCCATGGGTTCGCACGCTGGCGTATTCGGACAAAGGGCCGAGCGCCACGGCAATGAACGTATTCGCCTGTTGCTCAAGAGTTTCGGCCTGCGCACCAGCCTGATTCGCCTGAAAGTCATCGACGCCCTGCTGGTCGCCGCCCAGAGCGAGCGCAGCCTGGGTGTACGTGGTGTCCACAGCCAATTGCTGGACCTGGGCATTCCGCTGTCTTTTCTCAGCGTGCGCGAAGTGTTGAAGCGCCTGTGCGCCGAAGGCGTGATCACCTTCAACGCCGACAAGAGCTACAGCCTGCATCCACAGGCTGCCGCTGTCCTCAATAGCGATTGA
- a CDS encoding MFS transporter has product MQSTLIDIPPLKTLGFCLAITLFEWLTYMASDMIMPAMLSVTKDLSADPRHIPTAFNLYLIGGVCLQWLIGPLSDRFGRRPLLLIGCALFAMTCLAAIATPGIEVFNALRLLQGMGLGFVVAVSYPALQEVFGEADAVRLMALLGNVALLSPLMGPLLGSLLLEWLSWRELFLALGLAAAITWIGLYACMPETVGVVRRDGSQQASVPLSWRLTRRRYLALLRNPKFLGASLALGMMSLPLIAWIGLSPLLLIQRLGLSMREYALWQIPIFSAVIVGNLILDRLLASRELAQLIRLALWPFCLGLLTLLIGALTGASLNLLIAGLALYALGLGISNAALYRLALFSSDDSKGLVSAAVGMISIAVMGTGGSLIAAIGGGARLEFFALWAALGGLLSLPFLYRFLRETPAKTASSTHQ; this is encoded by the coding sequence ATGCAAAGCACACTCATCGATATCCCGCCGCTAAAAACACTTGGCTTCTGTCTGGCCATCACGCTGTTCGAGTGGCTGACCTACATGGCCAGCGACATGATCATGCCGGCCATGCTCTCCGTCACCAAAGACCTCAGTGCCGATCCACGTCATATCCCCACTGCGTTCAATCTGTACCTGATCGGTGGCGTCTGCCTGCAATGGCTGATCGGGCCTCTGTCCGACCGGTTTGGCCGGCGTCCCTTGCTGCTCATCGGCTGCGCGCTCTTCGCCATGACCTGCCTGGCTGCGATCGCCACACCTGGCATCGAAGTCTTCAATGCGCTGCGACTACTGCAAGGCATGGGGCTGGGGTTCGTGGTGGCTGTCAGTTATCCCGCGCTTCAGGAAGTGTTCGGTGAGGCGGATGCCGTACGGCTCATGGCGCTGCTGGGCAACGTCGCGCTGTTATCGCCACTGATGGGCCCGCTGCTCGGCAGCCTGCTGCTGGAATGGCTGAGCTGGCGCGAACTGTTCCTGGCCCTGGGCCTGGCGGCCGCCATCACGTGGATCGGGCTCTACGCCTGTATGCCGGAAACCGTTGGGGTCGTTCGTCGTGATGGCAGCCAGCAGGCTTCGGTTCCGTTGTCCTGGCGACTGACGCGTCGTCGGTATCTGGCCCTGCTGCGCAACCCGAAATTCCTCGGTGCGAGCCTTGCACTGGGGATGATGAGTCTGCCGCTGATAGCGTGGATCGGACTCTCGCCTCTGTTGCTGATCCAGCGACTTGGCTTGTCTATGCGTGAGTACGCCTTGTGGCAGATACCGATCTTTTCGGCGGTCATCGTCGGCAATCTGATCCTTGACCGGTTACTGGCCTCGCGCGAACTGGCGCAATTGATTCGCCTGGCGCTGTGGCCGTTTTGCCTCGGACTGCTGACCCTGCTGATCGGCGCCCTGACCGGTGCCTCCCTCAATTTGTTGATTGCAGGCCTCGCGCTGTACGCATTGGGACTGGGTATCAGCAATGCCGCGCTGTACCGGCTGGCGCTGTTTTCCAGCGATGACAGCAAAGGTCTGGTCTCGGCAGCAGTGGGCATGATCTCGATTGCGGTAATGGGCACCGGCGGTTCGCTCATCGCGGCCATCGGCGGCGGTGCCCGCCTCGAATTCTTCGCCCTTTGGGCAGCACTGGGCGGGCTGCTGAGCCTGCCCTTCTTGTACCGTTTTCTGCGAGAAACTCCGGCGAAAACCGCCTCTTCGACACATCAATAA
- a CDS encoding acyl-protein synthase: MSHFPHSDALCALSQPYCPESVPVGLFDQAMAEISRFHSEHTPGYEHWLNANGLTVTDLDSIDDWSRLPPIFASFFKQQQLLSPTGADALELTSSGTSGQKSRMRYDERSLAAAQYMVERIFHHYGWDSPHTPCNYLLLSYEPEASITLGTSFTDQFLCRFAPVNRVAYALRRTGSGHEFDGFGVISALQSFAEEGLPVRIIGFPAFLWHTLQRMRASGVADLRLAPDSLALFGGGWKTSAAQEIPRRKLYERIHQQLGIDIARCRDGYGAVEHPVPYFECAHHRFHVPVYSKVFVRDPSSFSVLPYGRPGLLSAVSPYISSSPAHAVVMSDLATLHPGASCGCGLDSDWFDLHGRAAATAGRSCAMAASELLGRH; the protein is encoded by the coding sequence ATGTCTCATTTCCCCCACAGCGACGCGCTCTGTGCGTTGTCGCAACCCTATTGCCCGGAATCCGTACCAGTGGGTCTTTTCGACCAGGCCATGGCCGAAATCAGCCGGTTTCACAGTGAGCACACGCCTGGTTATGAACATTGGTTGAACGCCAACGGCCTGACCGTGACGGACCTGGACAGCATCGACGATTGGTCGCGACTGCCGCCGATCTTTGCCAGTTTCTTCAAACAGCAACAACTGCTCAGCCCGACGGGTGCAGACGCACTGGAACTGACATCGTCAGGCACCAGCGGCCAGAAAAGCCGCATGCGTTATGACGAACGCAGTCTTGCCGCTGCGCAGTACATGGTTGAACGGATCTTCCACCACTATGGCTGGGACAGCCCGCACACGCCGTGCAACTACTTGCTTCTGAGCTATGAGCCCGAAGCCAGCATCACCCTTGGCACGTCGTTTACCGACCAGTTCCTGTGCCGATTCGCTCCGGTCAACCGTGTGGCGTATGCCTTGCGCCGCACCGGTAGCGGCCATGAGTTTGACGGTTTCGGCGTCATTTCGGCGTTGCAGTCCTTTGCCGAAGAAGGCCTGCCGGTGCGCATCATCGGCTTCCCGGCGTTTCTGTGGCACACCCTGCAACGCATGCGTGCCTCCGGGGTGGCAGATCTGCGCCTCGCGCCGGACTCGCTGGCGTTGTTTGGCGGCGGCTGGAAAACCAGCGCCGCGCAGGAGATTCCCCGCCGTAAGCTTTACGAGCGCATTCATCAGCAATTGGGAATCGACATCGCCCGCTGCCGCGACGGCTACGGTGCAGTCGAGCATCCGGTGCCTTACTTCGAATGCGCTCACCATCGTTTCCATGTCCCGGTGTATTCGAAGGTATTCGTGCGCGATCCATCCAGTTTCTCCGTCCTGCCCTATGGCCGGCCGGGCTTGCTGAGTGCGGTCTCGCCCTACATTTCTTCCAGCCCTGCCCATGCGGTCGTCATGAGCGACCTCGCCACCCTGCACCCCGGCGCAAGCTGCGGCTGCGGTCTGGACAGCGACTGGTTCGATTTGCATGGCCGCGCCGCCGCCACGGCGGGCAGAAGCTGCGCCATGGCGGCGTCCGAACTGCTGGGGAGGCACTGA